One genomic segment of Streptomyces sp. NBC_00239 includes these proteins:
- a CDS encoding NADPH-dependent FMN reductase, protein MTSSLRIALIVGSTREGRFGPKVARWFETFAAARADIELDVIDLADADLPAHWTHELAPQTRAFVQRLGDADAYVVLTPEYNHSFPASLKQAIDIAGRVWTRKPVGFVSYGGLSGGLRAVEQLRLVFAELRAATIRETVSFHQFPFDEAGEPLDTGGAEKAATTMLDDLVWWGNALLTARRNDEDWTETA, encoded by the coding sequence ATGACTTCCTCACTGCGCATCGCACTCATCGTCGGCAGCACCCGCGAAGGCCGCTTCGGTCCCAAGGTCGCCCGCTGGTTCGAGACCTTCGCGGCCGCCCGGGCCGACATCGAGCTCGACGTCATCGACCTGGCCGACGCCGACCTTCCCGCTCACTGGACCCACGAACTCGCCCCGCAGACCCGGGCGTTCGTGCAGCGCCTCGGCGATGCGGACGCCTACGTCGTACTCACCCCCGAATACAACCACTCCTTCCCGGCCTCGCTGAAGCAGGCCATCGACATCGCCGGACGCGTCTGGACGCGCAAGCCCGTCGGGTTCGTCTCGTACGGCGGCCTCTCCGGCGGCCTGCGCGCCGTGGAGCAACTGCGCCTCGTCTTCGCCGAGCTGCGCGCCGCGACGATCCGCGAGACGGTCAGCTTCCACCAGTTCCCCTTCGACGAGGCCGGCGAGCCCCTCGACACCGGTGGCGCCGAGAAGGCGGCCACGACGATGCTCGACGACCTCGTCTGGTGGGGCAACGCCCTCCTGACGGCCCGCCGCAACGACGAGGACTGGACCGAGACCGCGTGA
- a CDS encoding RHS repeat-associated core domain-containing protein gives MTSLVLLAPAAAAADPGGPLDPRGAALWSPRALADLPSVHGRPAPKARPVAPAGDRAPRWRPGRTRWPAAATTETRLAPPAAGARTPRSVPLSVSTVPGAKPAPGTAGTGNGPAGGATPATGRFAPPTGGASKAGPAGTGSTAGNGPEAGDVSKAGSGAAASGARVGIAVADRAAALRAGVEGLLVSVTPRDADAAGRIRVSLDYTTIRDAYGGGWATRMQLVALPACALTTPQLARCRTRTPVRGARNLLRSGRLTAEVILAAPGRAPAALNTAPGRTPASPAASASASVSASATVLAATAAPAGSAGDFTATSLSPTGSWSAGGNSGSFHWSYPVTLPPALGGTAPSVTLTYDSATIDGRTVSRNAQASWIGDGWDYSPGYVERAYPDCKGDGKDGTGEACWSGKQVVTMSLNGVHTTLLQDDATKQWHTSDGSRNRVELAKLPAGVANGDDDGEYWKITTTDGTQYYFGAQLKPGTSTGTGSGSTWTRPVFANNAGEPCHRTDFAQAWCQQAWRWNLDYVVDTRGSLTTYAYAQESNHYARNPDTAHPDGTLTPYIRGGTLTEIGYGSRLADTGGPTARVLFTSAERCDPAVNAQADCSKPPTKATAAAWPDVPFDQNCDAGTPVKDCKNYSPTFWSTKRLAKITTQVVSGGTPATVDEFTLTHQFPSPQDGTTASLWLASVARKAFDGAASLDQPSTDFAGQFLPNRVDTAADNRPPLNRRRMTAITTESGLRIAVDYAAPDCAAGQFPAPDANTRRCQPVFWNPDAGTSMDPTLDWFHKYVVAGISEVDATSAGAGPSPTRTTRYEYVGGAAWHRDDSELTQAKSRTWNEFRGYGEVIERRGNTQANPVDKTTQTSTVYLRGMDGDYKADGTRRAVAVPGGSVPDADPLAGFGRESRTYSGDGGTLTSVTVSEPWTGPVAARHARGGGLPDLTAQLARTAKATTRSLLSNGSWRTTSQSTTFDAASGRPLTVLDTAQGLPDYCTRTAYASHPGANILDLPTETVSVVGDCSTAPGAATTYSHTRTLYDGLPFGQVGTVGTATTRQVVDAYDGSAPSHTLDTVTEFDAHGRPVKEVDPLGNATTTAYTPATGSPPVKVAVTGPMGAGWTTTVEYATARNLPVKTTDANNRVTEVAYDPAGRVTRVWRPGRNRATQTPNAEFSYALNKSAPSVVTTRTLRDDGAYQTDYKILNAFLEVRQTQAAPVDESPGRILTDTFYDSLGRVVKTNEAYWDKSAGPSGSRFLANDTEIPAQKGVFYDGQGRKTAETTSAHAVELWRTSTIYGGSDRVTTVPPDGGTATTVVSDARGRTAELRQYKKHSDAGGDDPGTFTATSYAYDPRGQLSTVKDAVRNTWTYEYDLLGRRTAEVDPDRGRSETHYDAAGRVAWTKDARGQVLHSTYDKMSRKTASYKDSVTDDNLLATWSYDRLARGQADGSTRYTGGRNGAAYTSQITALDTSYRPLGTKITVPAAEGKLAGTYTTATAYTPVTGKPVSKTLPAIGGLPAETVTTGLSDNGLPVTLWSEEANYVNRTTYDPFGRVRRAVYGDVPRQVAYTPRYDEATGRLTGTFLDRQSAPGDTQVTGSVDATSYTYRPSGSVTSISTRRDDGPAGFTTDTQCFTYDHLQRMTEAWTDKGTAAPDPARPAGSVGGCATAAPSAASIGGPAPYWQSYTFDVTGNRTKLVDHGATGATDVTTAYTSPAPGTSRPHSVTSTTATGPSGTSSGTYDHDAAGRTTARPVPGGSQTLAWDPEGRLAANSTTIGGAVASTSTYLYDADGSRLLRRDPDKVTLYLGTDELTFTRAGQKVAGTRYYKGPDGAPTIIRTVDASGANKLVYQASDHHGTGTTTLDAATLAVGRRDLKPYGEDRGTRPASWPDDKGFLGKPQDATGLTHIGAREYDPALGRFISVDPLMDLADPQQMHGYAYAHNAPVSSSDPTGLIDPDCWRGLCGPPPPKYCGNVQVCNDGPGGQTTTPPTAPTAPPVAPGADEYQDARKAGWGKIPKGGKRVSIGNGVPGTDYGIIMIRFFIHDDVAPLAQLRGDDRGFTTDPEAGSRMVVFVNTATGEATFTVSESISANGKMVNAVEGTFSLLTGGGTDRYDGHIDARPIVVGPTKDRHGEWKNYIDPSIEKNGDALKISVDVAGINSRWPCCAADARVSVELRGDNSVVTRSGDPYPDMEVVQYRPGTLPNVLATDYMASSSGMDSMPKWPGHGSSLWVNGQRY, from the coding sequence GTGACCTCCCTGGTGCTCTTGGCCCCGGCGGCGGCCGCCGCGGATCCGGGCGGCCCCCTCGATCCGAGGGGCGCCGCCCTCTGGTCGCCGCGCGCCCTGGCCGATCTCCCCTCGGTGCACGGCCGCCCGGCGCCCAAGGCCCGGCCCGTGGCACCGGCGGGCGACCGGGCCCCGCGCTGGCGGCCCGGCCGGACCCGGTGGCCCGCGGCCGCCACCACCGAAACCCGCCTCGCACCCCCCGCGGCGGGCGCGCGCACACCCCGGTCCGTCCCGCTGTCGGTGTCCACGGTCCCGGGCGCCAAGCCGGCCCCCGGCACGGCCGGCACGGGCAACGGACCAGCCGGCGGCGCCACGCCGGCCACCGGCCGCTTCGCGCCGCCCACCGGGGGCGCGTCCAAGGCCGGGCCGGCCGGGACCGGGTCCACGGCCGGGAACGGGCCCGAAGCCGGGGACGTCTCGAAGGCCGGGTCGGGCGCGGCAGCGAGCGGCGCGCGGGTCGGCATCGCCGTGGCCGACCGGGCGGCGGCCCTGCGGGCCGGTGTGGAGGGGCTGCTGGTCTCCGTCACCCCGCGCGACGCGGACGCGGCCGGCCGGATCCGCGTCAGCCTCGACTACACCACGATCCGGGACGCGTACGGCGGCGGCTGGGCCACCCGCATGCAACTGGTGGCCCTGCCCGCCTGTGCGCTGACCACCCCGCAGTTGGCCCGCTGCCGTACCCGGACGCCCGTCCGGGGCGCCCGCAACCTCCTGAGGTCCGGCCGGCTCACCGCCGAGGTGATCCTCGCTGCCCCGGGCCGGGCCCCCGCGGCGCTGAACACGGCTCCGGGCAGGACCCCGGCCTCCCCGGCCGCATCAGCCTCCGCTTCCGTCTCCGCCTCCGCGACGGTCCTCGCCGCCACCGCCGCGCCCGCCGGTTCCGCCGGCGACTTCACGGCCACCTCGCTCTCCCCGACCGGATCCTGGTCGGCGGGAGGCAACTCCGGCAGCTTCCACTGGTCGTACCCCGTCACCCTGCCCCCGGCCCTCGGCGGCACCGCGCCCTCGGTGACCCTCACCTACGACTCCGCGACGATCGACGGCCGCACCGTCAGCCGCAACGCCCAGGCCTCGTGGATCGGAGACGGCTGGGACTACAGCCCCGGGTACGTCGAGCGCGCCTACCCGGACTGCAAGGGGGACGGCAAGGACGGCACGGGGGAGGCCTGCTGGAGTGGGAAGCAGGTGGTGACCATGTCGCTCAACGGCGTCCACACCACCCTGCTCCAGGACGACGCGACCAAGCAGTGGCACACCTCGGACGGCTCCCGGAACCGCGTCGAGCTCGCGAAGCTCCCGGCCGGGGTCGCCAACGGCGACGACGACGGCGAGTACTGGAAGATCACCACCACCGACGGCACCCAGTACTACTTCGGTGCACAGCTCAAGCCGGGCACCTCCACGGGTACCGGGTCCGGATCCACCTGGACCCGTCCGGTCTTCGCCAACAACGCCGGCGAACCATGCCACCGGACCGACTTCGCACAGGCCTGGTGCCAACAGGCCTGGCGCTGGAACCTCGACTACGTCGTCGACACCCGCGGCAGCCTGACCACGTACGCGTACGCCCAGGAGTCCAACCACTACGCCCGCAACCCGGACACCGCCCACCCCGACGGCACTCTGACCCCGTACATCCGCGGTGGCACGCTCACCGAGATCGGCTACGGCTCCCGCCTCGCCGACACCGGGGGCCCCACGGCCCGCGTGCTGTTCACCTCCGCCGAGCGCTGCGACCCGGCGGTCAACGCCCAGGCCGACTGCTCCAAGCCGCCCACCAAGGCGACAGCGGCGGCGTGGCCCGACGTCCCCTTCGACCAGAACTGTGACGCCGGCACACCCGTCAAGGACTGCAAGAACTACTCACCGACCTTCTGGTCGACCAAGCGGCTCGCGAAGATCACCACCCAGGTCGTCAGCGGCGGCACCCCCGCCACCGTCGACGAGTTCACCCTCACGCACCAGTTCCCCAGCCCGCAGGACGGCACGACAGCGTCCCTCTGGCTGGCCTCCGTCGCCCGCAAGGCCTTTGACGGAGCGGCCTCCCTCGACCAGCCGTCCACGGACTTCGCCGGGCAGTTCCTTCCCAACCGCGTGGACACCGCCGCCGACAACCGTCCGCCGCTCAACCGCCGCCGCATGACGGCCATCACCACCGAGTCAGGCCTTCGCATCGCCGTGGACTACGCGGCCCCCGACTGCGCAGCCGGCCAGTTCCCCGCGCCCGACGCCAACACCCGACGCTGCCAGCCGGTGTTCTGGAACCCCGACGCGGGGACCTCCATGGATCCCACCCTCGACTGGTTCCACAAGTACGTGGTCGCCGGCATCTCCGAGGTGGATGCCACCTCCGCCGGAGCCGGCCCGTCCCCGACCCGCACCACCCGCTACGAGTACGTCGGCGGCGCCGCCTGGCACCGCGACGACAGTGAGCTGACGCAGGCGAAGTCCCGTACCTGGAACGAGTTCCGCGGCTACGGCGAAGTGATCGAGCGCAGGGGCAACACGCAGGCCAATCCGGTCGACAAGACCACCCAGACCTCCACCGTCTACCTGCGCGGCATGGACGGGGACTACAAGGCCGACGGAACCCGACGTGCGGTCGCCGTCCCGGGCGGCTCCGTCCCGGACGCCGACCCGCTCGCGGGTTTCGGCCGGGAGAGCCGTACCTACAGCGGTGACGGCGGCACTCTGACCTCCGTAACTGTGAGCGAGCCGTGGACCGGCCCGGTGGCTGCCCGGCACGCGCGCGGCGGAGGGCTTCCCGACCTGACCGCCCAGCTCGCCCGAACGGCCAAGGCGACGACGAGATCCCTGCTGTCGAACGGGAGTTGGCGCACGACCTCGCAATCGACCACCTTCGACGCGGCCTCGGGCCGGCCCCTGACGGTGCTCGACACCGCCCAAGGCCTGCCGGACTACTGCACCAGGACCGCGTACGCCTCCCACCCGGGCGCCAACATCCTGGACCTGCCCACGGAGACGGTGTCCGTGGTCGGCGACTGCTCGACGGCACCCGGGGCGGCGACGACGTACTCGCACACGCGCACCCTCTACGACGGCCTGCCCTTCGGCCAGGTCGGCACGGTGGGCACCGCCACCACCCGGCAGGTCGTGGACGCCTACGACGGGTCCGCGCCGTCGCACACCCTCGACACCGTCACCGAATTCGACGCCCACGGCCGTCCCGTGAAGGAGGTCGACCCCCTGGGCAATGCCACCACCACGGCCTACACGCCGGCCACCGGCAGCCCTCCCGTCAAGGTCGCGGTCACCGGACCGATGGGCGCCGGCTGGACCACGACCGTCGAGTACGCCACCGCGCGCAACCTGCCGGTGAAGACCACCGACGCCAACAACCGGGTCACGGAGGTCGCATACGACCCGGCGGGCCGCGTCACCCGCGTCTGGCGGCCGGGACGCAACCGGGCCACACAGACCCCGAACGCCGAATTCTCCTACGCGCTCAACAAGAGCGCCCCGAGCGTCGTCACCACCAGGACCCTCCGCGACGACGGCGCCTACCAGACCGACTACAAGATCCTGAACGCTTTCCTGGAGGTCCGGCAGACCCAGGCCGCCCCCGTGGACGAATCCCCGGGCCGCATCCTCACCGACACCTTCTACGACTCGTTGGGCCGGGTCGTGAAGACCAACGAGGCCTACTGGGACAAGAGCGCCGGGCCTTCCGGCAGCCGGTTCCTCGCCAACGACACCGAAATCCCCGCCCAGAAGGGCGTGTTCTACGACGGCCAGGGCCGCAAGACCGCCGAAACCACGTCAGCGCACGCCGTGGAGCTGTGGCGGACCTCGACGATCTACGGCGGATCCGACCGGGTCACCACCGTCCCCCCGGACGGCGGTACCGCCACCACCGTCGTCTCCGACGCCCGCGGCAGGACCGCCGAGCTGCGCCAGTACAAGAAGCACTCCGACGCGGGCGGCGACGACCCGGGCACCTTCACCGCGACCTCGTACGCCTACGACCCGCGCGGCCAGCTGAGCACCGTCAAGGACGCGGTCCGCAACACCTGGACGTACGAGTACGACCTGCTCGGCCGCCGCACCGCGGAGGTCGACCCGGACCGGGGCCGGAGCGAGACCCACTACGACGCCGCCGGCCGGGTGGCCTGGACGAAGGACGCCCGGGGCCAGGTCCTGCACAGCACCTACGACAAGATGTCCCGCAAGACCGCGAGCTACAAGGACTCCGTCACCGACGACAACCTCCTGGCCACCTGGTCGTACGACCGCCTCGCCCGCGGCCAGGCGGACGGCTCCACCCGGTACACAGGCGGCAGGAACGGAGCGGCGTACACGTCGCAGATCACCGCTCTCGACACGTCCTACCGCCCGCTGGGCACCAAGATCACCGTCCCGGCCGCCGAGGGCAAACTGGCCGGCACGTACACCACGGCCACCGCCTACACGCCGGTGACCGGGAAACCCGTCTCCAAGACGCTCCCCGCGATCGGCGGCCTGCCCGCCGAGACCGTCACCACCGGCCTCAGCGACAACGGCCTGCCCGTCACCCTGTGGAGCGAGGAGGCGAACTACGTCAACCGCACCACCTACGACCCCTTCGGCCGGGTGCGTCGGGCCGTCTACGGCGACGTCCCCCGGCAGGTCGCCTACACGCCCCGGTACGACGAGGCCACCGGCCGCCTCACCGGCACCTTCCTCGACCGGCAGAGCGCACCCGGAGACACCCAGGTCACCGGCTCGGTCGACGCCACCTCGTACACCTACCGGCCCTCCGGCAGCGTCACCTCCATCAGCACGCGACGCGACGACGGGCCCGCCGGCTTCACCACCGACACCCAGTGCTTCACCTACGACCACCTCCAGCGCATGACGGAAGCCTGGACCGACAAGGGCACCGCCGCCCCGGACCCGGCCCGGCCGGCCGGCAGCGTCGGGGGCTGCGCCACCGCCGCCCCGAGCGCGGCGAGCATCGGCGGCCCGGCCCCGTACTGGCAGTCATACACCTTCGACGTGACCGGCAACCGCACGAAGCTCGTCGACCACGGCGCCACCGGCGCCACGGACGTCACCACCGCCTACACGTCACCGGCTCCGGGCACGAGCCGTCCGCACTCCGTCACCTCGACCACGGCGACCGGCCCGTCAGGCACCTCCTCCGGCACCTACGACCACGACGCGGCCGGCCGCACCACGGCCCGCCCCGTGCCGGGCGGCTCACAGACCCTGGCCTGGGACCCGGAGGGCCGGCTCGCAGCCAACAGCACCACCATCGGCGGTGCCGTCGCGTCCACCAGCACCTACCTGTACGACGCGGACGGCAGCCGCCTCCTGCGCAGGGACCCCGACAAGGTCACCCTCTACCTCGGCACCGACGAACTCACCTTCACCCGCGCCGGGCAGAAAGTCGCCGGCACCCGCTACTACAAGGGCCCGGACGGCGCCCCCACCATCATCCGGACCGTCGACGCGAGCGGTGCGAACAAGCTCGTCTACCAGGCGAGCGACCACCACGGCACCGGCACCACGACCCTGGACGCGGCCACCCTCGCCGTCGGCCGCCGCGACCTGAAGCCGTACGGGGAGGACCGGGGGACGCGTCCCGCGAGCTGGCCCGACGACAAGGGGTTCCTCGGCAAGCCCCAGGACGCCACCGGCCTGACCCACATCGGGGCGCGCGAGTACGACCCGGCCCTCGGGCGCTTCATCAGCGTCGACCCGCTCATGGACCTCGCCGACCCCCAGCAGATGCACGGCTACGCGTACGCTCACAACGCGCCGGTCAGCAGCAGCGACCCCACGGGCCTCATCGACCCCGACTGCTGGCGCGGACTGTGCGGACCGCCGCCGCCGAAGTACTGCGGCAATGTCCAGGTCTGCAACGACGGCCCCGGGGGCCAGACCACCACGCCGCCCACGGCGCCGACGGCTCCGCCCGTCGCACCCGGCGCGGACGAGTACCAGGACGCGCGGAAGGCCGGCTGGGGCAAGATCCCCAAGGGCGGCAAGCGCGTGTCGATCGGCAACGGCGTACCCGGAACCGACTACGGCATCATCATGATCCGGTTCTTCATCCACGACGACGTCGCTCCGCTCGCCCAACTGCGCGGTGACGACCGTGGGTTCACCACCGACCCGGAGGCGGGGTCCCGCATGGTCGTGTTCGTCAACACCGCGACCGGAGAGGCGACGTTCACCGTCTCCGAATCCATATCCGCCAACGGGAAGATGGTCAACGCGGTCGAGGGCACCTTCTCCCTGCTGACCGGCGGCGGGACGGACCGGTACGACGGGCACATCGACGCGCGTCCGATCGTGGTCGGGCCCACCAAGGACCGCCACGGTGAATGGAAGAACTACATCGATCCGTCCATCGAGAAGAACGGGGACGCCCTCAAGATTTCCGTGGACGTGGCAGGCATCAACAGCCGGTGGCCGTGCTGCGCCGCCGACGCCCGCGTGAGCGTGGAACTGCGCGGCGACAACAGCGTCGTCACGCGAAGCGGCGATCCGTACCCCGACATGGAAGTCGTGCAGTACCGTCCGGGCACCCTGCCGAACGTGCTGGCCACCGACTACATGGCCTCCAGCAGCGGCATGGACTCGATGCCGAAGTGGCCGGGCCACGGCAGCAGCCTCTGGGTCAACGGCCAACGCTACTGA